A single region of the Solwaraspora sp. WMMD406 genome encodes:
- a CDS encoding polymorphic toxin-type HINT domain-containing protein encodes MTRVEQVADFTGGSPDWVMVATADYDTWGRIEVAGDALGRETTTTYVHNNNDLLGTVITTNPAGHETTVTLDTTRGLPTSAVDANDKTTTAWLDALGRLTHVWAPERGTNETPDTEYVYTVSLTAPATIQTKTLSPTGGVVSAFDISDGLLRPRQTQATAPDGKRTIVDTRYDGRGLPVKTSTFYNNASGPTGTLVGFADTAVDTQTRTVYDGAGRATRDQFWSADSLQWETVTGYGGDRVTVTPPAGGTPTTTLLDVRGRLTHLRQHDGATTATAFQETSYGYNLRDELTSVTDPADNQWTYDYDLLGRRWQTIDPDAGTSTSVYDNAGQLVTTTDGRGETLWYGYDTLGRPTELRDDNPTGTLRASWLYDTLGAGLLTSSSRHIGADTYTSAVTAYDDGYRPLGTTVTIPAAETGLAGTYTTSHSYHDNGAPETTTIPAVGGLPAETIEYGYHTASGLPTTLTTENDTYVAATSYHYDGQIAQRILGTGADRVRVSSPVEPGTRRLAASQVDTEHPTTPNTWDDAATTTYTYDPAGNITSMAGKTAGVADQTECFIYDNFRRLTDAWTQTTAPCTTPQRTGADPYRQQWEYDDATGNRETETTWTATGSTTATYTYPTPTSPHPHAVDEVDYDGETTRTDTFTYTTGGHTEQRTVDGVTQTLYWDAEGRLAATTQTGLDTTYVYDTSGNRLLRRDATGTTLYLGHTELRRTNANGQIDGTRYYHHNGATVAVRTVTGLTWLIPDHHGTHQIAIDPTTLDLTHRRTLPFGDTRGTAPTNWPGDKGFVGGTKDPTGLTHIGARQYDPALGRFISVDPIMDLGDPQSMNGYAYAGNSPISFSDADGLRRIEVAGAGGGAAAARGGGVTFGLGGAPRPSAARRAAAARPPAPARGSSISSSLTTQELKALRQQGQSKAAPSRPTKPTPRNTSTGASKKSTNVPAKVGGQTVKHRSDTQTQIKDISVAEDGPIQGLYVPQNSPSRSCGPGNSFAPGTPVLLANGTTKPIEQIKIGDTVLATDPETGETAPKQVTDTITGHGDKNLVSVTLQTGDNEPTATLVATDKHPFWVPELQEWVDATNLKAGQLLQTSAGTWVQISAVRQWTETRTVHNLTVADIHTYYVLAGDTPVLVHNCGTTDFFTVQGADDAARLGSGGHPFPTAPERAHFGPGVYAWGREAEVVAYAANKPGAQIMRFSIDNRALAGLRQAHLGTMSDDAATAFMEQNSLLWGGNAGHGLDYISRPTARGTEHFFSSGIFDLLGFG; translated from the coding sequence GTGACCCGTGTCGAGCAGGTCGCCGACTTCACCGGTGGGAGTCCGGACTGGGTGATGGTCGCCACCGCCGACTACGACACGTGGGGCCGGATCGAGGTGGCGGGTGACGCCCTGGGCCGGGAGACGACCACGACCTACGTCCACAACAACAACGACCTGCTCGGCACCGTGATCACGACGAACCCGGCCGGCCACGAGACGACGGTCACCCTGGACACCACCCGTGGGCTGCCGACCAGCGCGGTCGACGCGAACGACAAGACGACCACGGCGTGGCTCGACGCTCTCGGCCGGCTCACCCACGTGTGGGCACCCGAACGCGGCACCAACGAGACTCCGGACACCGAATACGTGTACACCGTCTCCCTGACGGCGCCGGCGACGATCCAGACCAAAACGTTGAGCCCCACGGGCGGTGTGGTGTCCGCGTTCGACATCTCCGACGGGCTGCTCCGCCCCCGCCAGACCCAGGCGACCGCCCCGGACGGCAAACGGACCATCGTCGACACCCGGTACGACGGCCGGGGCCTGCCGGTCAAGACGTCGACGTTCTACAACAACGCCTCGGGTCCGACCGGGACGCTGGTCGGTTTCGCCGACACCGCTGTCGACACCCAGACCCGCACCGTGTACGACGGCGCCGGGCGGGCGACCCGGGACCAGTTCTGGTCGGCTGACAGCCTGCAGTGGGAGACCGTGACCGGCTACGGCGGTGACCGGGTCACCGTCACCCCACCCGCCGGCGGCACCCCCACCACCACCCTCCTCGATGTCCGGGGCCGGCTGACCCACCTACGGCAGCACGACGGCGCCACCACGGCAACCGCGTTCCAGGAGACCAGCTACGGCTACAACCTGCGCGACGAACTGACCTCGGTCACCGACCCCGCCGACAACCAATGGACCTACGACTACGACCTGCTCGGCCGCCGCTGGCAGACCATCGACCCGGACGCGGGCACCTCGACCAGCGTCTACGACAACGCCGGGCAGCTGGTCACCACCACCGACGGCCGGGGCGAAACCCTCTGGTACGGCTACGACACCCTCGGCCGCCCCACCGAACTCCGCGACGACAACCCCACCGGCACCCTGCGGGCCTCCTGGCTCTACGACACCTTGGGAGCCGGTCTGCTGACCTCGTCCAGCCGGCATATCGGCGCCGACACCTACACCAGTGCGGTCACCGCCTACGACGACGGCTACCGACCCCTCGGCACCACCGTCACCATCCCCGCCGCCGAGACCGGACTCGCCGGCACCTACACCACCAGCCACAGCTACCACGACAACGGCGCCCCTGAAACCACCACCATCCCCGCCGTCGGCGGCCTCCCCGCCGAAACAATCGAATACGGCTACCACACCGCCTCCGGCCTACCCACCACCCTCACCACCGAAAACGACACCTACGTCGCCGCGACCAGCTACCACTACGACGGCCAGATCGCCCAACGCATCCTCGGCACCGGCGCCGACCGGGTACGGGTCTCCTCACCAGTCGAGCCCGGCACCCGCCGCCTCGCCGCCTCCCAGGTCGACACCGAACACCCCACGACCCCGAACACCTGGGACGACGCGGCCACCACCACCTACACCTACGACCCCGCCGGCAACATCACCTCCATGGCCGGGAAAACAGCAGGTGTCGCGGACCAGACCGAATGCTTCATCTACGACAACTTCCGACGCCTCACCGACGCCTGGACCCAGACCACCGCCCCCTGCACCACCCCCCAACGGACCGGCGCCGACCCTTACCGGCAGCAATGGGAATACGACGACGCCACCGGCAACCGGGAAACCGAAACCACCTGGACGGCGACCGGATCCACCACCGCCACCTACACCTACCCCACCCCCACCAGCCCCCACCCGCACGCCGTCGACGAGGTCGACTACGACGGTGAGACCACCCGCACCGACACCTTCACCTACACGACGGGCGGGCACACCGAGCAGCGGACCGTCGACGGTGTCACCCAAACCCTCTACTGGGACGCGGAGGGCCGTCTCGCCGCGACCACGCAGACCGGCCTCGACACCACCTACGTCTACGACACCTCAGGCAACCGGCTCCTCCGCCGCGACGCCACCGGCACCACCCTCTACCTCGGCCACACCGAACTCCGCCGCACCAACGCCAACGGCCAGATCGACGGCACCCGCTACTACCACCACAACGGTGCCACCGTCGCCGTCCGCACCGTCACCGGCCTCACCTGGCTGATCCCCGACCACCACGGCACCCACCAGATCGCCATCGACCCCACCACCCTCGACCTCACCCACCGCCGCACCCTGCCCTTCGGCGACACCCGTGGCACTGCACCCACCAACTGGCCCGGCGACAAAGGCTTCGTCGGCGGAACCAAGGACCCCACGGGCCTGACTCACATAGGCGCACGCCAGTACGATCCCGCCCTCGGTCGGTTCATCTCCGTGGATCCCATCATGGATCTGGGCGATCCGCAGTCGATGAATGGCTACGCATACGCAGGAAACAGCCCGATTTCGTTTAGCGATGCCGATGGCCTCCGTCGAATCGAAGTGGCTGGGGCCGGAGGAGGGGCCGCCGCGGCTCGAGGCGGAGGTGTCACGTTCGGCCTTGGAGGCGCACCTCGCCCCAGCGCTGCCAGACGAGCCGCCGCGGCCAGGCCGCCAGCACCGGCACGCGGAAGCTCCATCTCGAGCTCCCTCACAACACAGGAACTCAAGGCTCTCCGTCAACAAGGCCAAAGTAAGGCTGCGCCTTCTCGGCCCACCAAGCCGACCCCCAGAAATACCAGCACTGGCGCAAGCAAGAAGTCGACCAATGTGCCGGCCAAGGTCGGGGGGCAGACCGTCAAGCATAGGTCGGATACGCAGACGCAAATCAAAGATATCTCTGTTGCTGAAGATGGGCCCATCCAAGGACTTTACGTTCCTCAAAACAGCCCCAGTCGCTCTTGTGGTCCTGGCAACAGCTTCGCTCCTGGAACACCCGTCCTTCTCGCCAACGGCACCACCAAACCAATCGAACAGATCAAAATCGGCGACACCGTCCTCGCCACTGACCCTGAAACCGGCGAGACCGCCCCCAAACAAGTTACCGACACCATCACCGGTCACGGCGACAAGAACCTCGTCTCCGTCACCCTCCAAACCGGCGACAACGAGCCGACCGCCACCCTCGTCGCCACCGACAAACACCCCTTCTGGGTCCCCGAACTCCAGGAATGGGTCGACGCGACCAACCTAAAAGCAGGCCAACTACTACAAACCTCGGCCGGCACCTGGGTCCAGATCAGCGCCGTCCGCCAATGGACCGAAACCCGCACCGTCCACAACCTCACCGTCGCCGACATCCACACGTACTATGTGCTCGCCGGGGACACGCCCGTCCTGGTCCACAACTGCGGAACGACGGATTTCTTTACGGTCCAGGGTGCGGATGACGCTGCTCGTCTCGGTTCTGGAGGGCATCCCTTCCCGACCGCGCCTGAGCGAGCGCACTTTGGTCCGGGTGTGTACGCGTGGGGTCGTGAAGCGGAGGTAGTCGCGTACGCCGCCAACAAGCCGGGCGCCCAAATCATGCGATTCTCCATCGACAACAGAGCGCTGGCCGGGCTTAGGCAAGCGCATCTTGGGACGATGTCGGATGATGCGGCGACAGCCTTCATGGAGCAGAATAGCCTCTTGTGGGGCGGCAACGCTGGGCATGGGCTCGACTACATCTCCAGACCCACTGCCAGGGGAACCGAACACTTCTTTTCATCGGGGATCTTCGACTTATTGGGATTCGGGTGA
- a CDS encoding helix-turn-helix transcriptional regulator, with the protein MTAPISNSSVPRRRLGQELRRLRERQDHVSPTSPAGMLRWPAIKLYRMERGEMPVRAEDVALLCELYGAEPSMTEALVGLAAKTREKGWWHDYASLPPGFDVYAGFEETASRLRIFHIQLIPGLLQTKEYATTVIDANVSNAHVTYDVVTAQLARASVLTRIYPTPPDVDVVLDESALLRTVGTPEIMADQLRRVVDAGQLPNVSVRVLPFAAGLPAGTATCTPFTILDFPDASEPTIVHHEMLTGALFLDKQTEVDLYAQAYDNIRSACLSEDESRELLLTAARTASNS; encoded by the coding sequence GTGACCGCACCCATCTCGAACTCGTCGGTGCCGCGCCGCCGGCTCGGCCAGGAGCTACGCAGACTCCGCGAACGGCAGGACCACGTGTCGCCGACATCGCCGGCTGGCATGTTGCGGTGGCCGGCAATCAAGCTGTACCGGATGGAGCGCGGCGAAATGCCGGTGCGCGCAGAGGACGTGGCGCTGCTCTGCGAACTTTACGGCGCTGAACCCTCGATGACCGAGGCGCTCGTCGGCCTCGCCGCCAAAACCCGGGAGAAAGGCTGGTGGCACGACTACGCCAGCCTGCCGCCGGGGTTCGACGTCTACGCGGGGTTCGAGGAGACCGCGAGTCGGTTGCGCATCTTCCACATCCAACTCATCCCCGGCCTGCTACAGACCAAGGAGTACGCCACCACGGTCATCGATGCGAATGTCAGCAACGCGCACGTCACTTACGACGTTGTCACTGCCCAACTCGCTCGGGCGAGCGTTCTGACCCGGATTTATCCGACGCCGCCAGATGTCGACGTCGTCCTCGACGAATCCGCACTGCTTCGTACGGTGGGAACGCCCGAGATCATGGCAGACCAACTGCGCCGGGTCGTCGACGCAGGCCAACTACCCAACGTCTCGGTCCGCGTCCTGCCGTTTGCCGCAGGACTACCTGCCGGTACGGCAACCTGCACGCCCTTCACCATCCTCGACTTCCCCGATGCGAGTGAACCCACCATCGTCCACCACGAGATGCTCACCGGCGCGCTCTTCCTCGACAAGCAGACCGAAGTCGACCTGTACGCCCAAGCCTACGACAACATCCGCTCGGCCTGCCTGAGCGAGGACGAGTCGCGAGAATTGCTCCTCACCGCAGCGAGGACCGCCAGCAATTCCTGA
- a CDS encoding XRE family transcriptional regulator, with protein sequence MLRAQLDSAALAAAVGVDVKTVNRWLTGRIPHQRTRLAVADALGEDEADLWPRVRPDLAAGADSTAEVVGAYAHRADIPHQVWTSLLAGATKQIDLLGYAYPFIMEMLPDTMNRIVDKCASGARVRMAFADPDCPHVAERDDLEQIGGTLPGRIRNALNFCEPLHDVPGVRIGLHGVHLYNSVFRFDHQMIVTPHLYRARGYQHPALHLRELSPHGIFAAYADQFEQVWQTCTPYPPQEVS encoded by the coding sequence ATGCTGCGAGCCCAACTGGACAGCGCAGCCCTGGCCGCTGCGGTGGGCGTTGACGTCAAGACCGTCAACCGTTGGCTCACCGGCCGGATCCCGCACCAACGCACCCGGCTGGCGGTTGCGGACGCACTCGGGGAAGACGAGGCCGATCTCTGGCCACGCGTGCGGCCGGACCTGGCCGCTGGAGCGGACAGCACCGCCGAGGTCGTCGGTGCCTACGCACACCGGGCCGACATTCCACACCAGGTGTGGACCTCGCTGTTGGCCGGCGCGACCAAGCAGATCGACCTGCTCGGCTACGCGTACCCGTTCATCATGGAGATGCTGCCGGACACGATGAACCGCATCGTCGACAAGTGCGCCAGCGGTGCCCGGGTCCGGATGGCGTTCGCCGACCCGGACTGCCCGCACGTCGCTGAACGCGACGACCTCGAACAGATCGGCGGTACGCTACCCGGTCGCATTCGCAACGCGCTCAACTTCTGCGAACCGCTGCATGATGTGCCTGGTGTCCGTATCGGTCTGCACGGCGTGCACCTGTACAACTCGGTCTTTCGTTTCGACCACCAGATGATCGTCACTCCACACCTGTACCGGGCGCGCGGCTACCAGCATCCGGCCCTGCACCTGCGGGAGCTGTCGCCGCACGGGATCTTCGCCGCGTACGCCGACCAGTTCGAACAGGTCTGGCAGACCTGCACCCCGTACCCGCCGCAGGAGGTGTCGTGA
- a CDS encoding NUDIX domain-containing protein, producing the protein MTRRRDHYRDPDAPSANSIVPGGSAIVTDDRGRVLMQRRADSGNWSLPGGTMDVGETLQQCVIREVREETGLDIEIVALLGVYTDPDHVIAYADGEVRQQFNVTYLGRIVGGTIAVSDESTEVRFVDPADFDHLPIHDTVRLRLRHHAEQRTTPYLG; encoded by the coding sequence GTGACCCGCCGCCGGGACCACTACCGCGACCCGGACGCGCCCAGCGCCAACAGCATCGTTCCCGGCGGATCCGCGATCGTCACCGACGATCGCGGGCGGGTGCTGATGCAGCGTCGCGCCGACTCCGGCAACTGGTCACTGCCCGGCGGCACGATGGACGTCGGTGAAACGCTGCAGCAGTGCGTCATCCGTGAAGTCAGGGAGGAAACCGGTCTCGACATCGAGATCGTCGCTCTGCTCGGCGTCTACACCGACCCGGATCACGTGATCGCCTACGCCGACGGCGAAGTCCGGCAGCAGTTCAACGTCACCTATCTCGGCCGGATCGTCGGCGGCACCATCGCCGTCAGCGACGAGTCGACCGAGGTCCGGTTCGTCGACCCCGCCGACTTCGACCACCTCCCGATCCACGACACGGTACGGCTGCGCCTGCGCCACCACGCCGAACAGCGGACCACCCCGTACCTCGGATAG
- a CDS encoding DJ-1/PfpI family protein, translating into MDRRDMLGVATVAGAGLLAGAVVPGAASAAPASTATAPASAAGWREPTPEHPLRVQIVMFDGAEEQDFIGPYEVFSLAGGMSGGAVQTTYVNVDGPRMVTAAFGTKVAVEHGWSPRAADIIVVPGGGFRRPDGPGIWSEINRGVLPRALADARRRGLIISSLCTGAIILAAAGLTTGRPCTTHNGAKAELTARGGVVKNARVVDDGDLVTAAGITSGLELALHLVRRRVSADLAVRAEEVLEYQARGTVWTA; encoded by the coding sequence ATGGACCGTCGGGACATGCTGGGGGTGGCGACCGTCGCGGGCGCCGGACTGCTCGCCGGGGCCGTCGTGCCGGGGGCAGCGTCCGCCGCGCCAGCGAGCACGGCTACCGCGCCGGCCAGCGCCGCTGGCTGGCGCGAGCCGACGCCGGAACACCCGCTCCGGGTGCAGATCGTCATGTTCGACGGGGCCGAGGAGCAGGACTTCATCGGCCCGTACGAGGTGTTCTCCCTCGCCGGCGGGATGAGCGGCGGTGCCGTCCAGACCACCTACGTCAACGTCGACGGGCCGCGAATGGTGACCGCCGCGTTCGGCACCAAGGTCGCCGTCGAGCACGGCTGGTCGCCCCGCGCCGCCGACATCATCGTCGTACCCGGCGGTGGGTTCCGTCGCCCGGACGGCCCGGGGATCTGGTCGGAGATCAACCGGGGTGTGCTGCCGCGTGCGCTCGCCGACGCCCGGCGACGCGGCCTGATCATCTCGTCGCTGTGCACCGGGGCGATCATCCTGGCCGCCGCCGGACTGACCACCGGCCGGCCCTGCACCACCCACAACGGCGCCAAGGCCGAGTTGACCGCCCGAGGGGGAGTGGTCAAGAACGCCCGGGTGGTCGACGACGGCGACCTGGTGACGGCGGCCGGGATCACCTCCGGGTTGGAACTCGCCCTGCATCTGGTCCGCCGCCGGGTCAGCGCCGACCTGGCGGTACGCGCCGAGGAGGTGCTCGAATACCAGGCGCGCGGCACCGTCTGGACCGCGTGA
- a CDS encoding choice-of-anchor B family protein, giving the protein MRTRWTTAAVTLAMVGGLLAGLPGASMAHDPDTPAGRATAVEFMAQREPTQDLAPLAQVTCSGGQASGYPCRNVDLLAFLPLSQMGGSQANDIWGWTDSSTGKEYAIVGRRNGTSFVDISNPAAPVYLGNLPAYQNRTAIWRDIKVYRNHAFIVADVSGHGMQVFDLTRLRTVTSPQTFTANAHYSRFGNSHNIAINEQTGYAYAVGSNTCSGGPHMINIANPTSPVYAGCVSSDGYTHDTQCVVYRGPDSAYTGREICVNSNEDTVTIVDVTSKSSPRQIVRASYSGRQYTHQGWLTDNHRYFLLDDELDETRRGGGTKTFVFDLYDLDAPRHIGTHTSSAAATDHNQYVKGNYSYQANYRAGLRILDLRNVSSGTLTEAGYFDIYPSSNTASMNGAWSVYPYFASGTVVVSGIEQGLFVLRPNLPTMMSAADRPVTVDRRIPA; this is encoded by the coding sequence ATGCGTACCCGATGGACGACAGCGGCGGTCACACTGGCGATGGTCGGCGGCCTGCTCGCCGGCCTGCCCGGCGCGTCGATGGCACACGACCCGGACACGCCGGCCGGGCGCGCCACGGCGGTCGAGTTCATGGCCCAACGGGAGCCGACCCAGGACCTGGCGCCGCTCGCCCAGGTCACCTGCAGCGGCGGGCAGGCCAGCGGTTACCCGTGTCGCAACGTCGACCTGCTGGCCTTCCTGCCGCTCAGCCAGATGGGCGGCAGCCAGGCCAACGACATCTGGGGCTGGACCGACTCGTCGACCGGCAAGGAGTACGCGATCGTCGGGCGCCGTAACGGCACCTCGTTCGTCGACATCTCCAACCCGGCCGCGCCGGTCTATCTCGGCAACCTGCCGGCCTACCAGAACCGGACGGCGATCTGGCGCGACATCAAGGTGTACCGCAACCACGCCTTCATCGTCGCTGACGTCAGCGGGCACGGCATGCAGGTGTTCGACCTGACCCGGCTGCGCACGGTCACCAGCCCGCAGACGTTCACCGCAAACGCGCACTACAGCCGGTTCGGCAACTCGCACAACATCGCGATCAACGAGCAGACCGGCTACGCGTACGCGGTCGGGTCGAACACCTGCAGCGGTGGCCCGCACATGATCAACATCGCGAATCCGACCTCGCCGGTCTACGCCGGCTGCGTCAGTTCCGACGGCTACACCCACGACACCCAGTGCGTCGTCTACCGTGGACCGGACAGCGCATACACCGGGCGGGAGATCTGCGTCAACTCCAACGAGGACACCGTCACCATCGTCGACGTGACCTCCAAGTCGAGCCCACGCCAGATCGTCCGGGCGTCGTACTCCGGCCGGCAGTACACCCACCAGGGCTGGCTCACCGACAACCACCGCTACTTCCTGCTCGACGACGAACTCGACGAGACCCGACGCGGCGGCGGCACCAAGACCTTCGTCTTCGACCTGTACGACCTCGACGCGCCCCGGCACATCGGCACCCACACCTCGTCGGCGGCGGCCACCGACCACAACCAGTACGTCAAGGGCAACTACAGCTACCAGGCCAACTACCGGGCCGGGCTGCGCATCCTGGACCTGCGCAACGTCTCCAGCGGTACGTTGACCGAAGCCGGCTACTTCGACATCTACCCGTCGAGTAACACCGCCTCGATGAACGGGGCGTGGAGCGTCTACCCGTACTTCGCCAGTGGCACCGTCGTGGTCTCCGGGATCGAGCAGGGCCTGTTCGTCCTGCGCCCGAACCTGCCGACCATGATGTCGGCGGCAGACCGGCCGGTGACCGTCGACCGTCGGATCCCCGCCTGA
- a CDS encoding sugar phosphate isomerase/epimerase family protein gives MLHSYALRDYPREHVFRVARLQGWPAVELAACHFDSADPGAELVRAVEQARQAGLAVECAGYWGMFADRDERVRRATIDRVRSIIDACAATGVPMINGSGGWLVHDAARWDEDWRRNGSAIATDDDYDRVAAAYQEVAEHAAGRGVRIGVEIHPNTVHDTAAATARLLRRVDRPGMTVTVDPSNAAALSVADREPGILGVLDDWPVYFHLKNCVVRGGVADFSVDAAGGEVDNHRWLRSLVDSGRCDAVSVEYCGTGDPHPRLLASRRYLDETLRLITAA, from the coding sequence GTGCTGCACAGCTACGCGCTGCGCGACTATCCGCGCGAGCACGTGTTCCGGGTGGCCCGGCTACAGGGCTGGCCGGCGGTCGAGCTGGCCGCCTGCCATTTCGACAGCGCGGATCCGGGCGCGGAGCTGGTCCGGGCGGTCGAGCAGGCCCGGCAGGCCGGCCTGGCGGTGGAATGCGCCGGCTACTGGGGCATGTTCGCCGACCGGGACGAGCGGGTACGGCGGGCCACCATCGATCGGGTCCGTTCGATCATCGACGCGTGCGCGGCGACCGGCGTGCCGATGATCAACGGCTCCGGCGGCTGGCTGGTGCACGACGCCGCACGGTGGGACGAGGACTGGCGGCGCAACGGCAGCGCGATCGCCACCGACGACGACTACGACCGGGTCGCGGCCGCCTACCAGGAGGTGGCCGAGCACGCCGCCGGCCGCGGTGTCCGGATCGGGGTGGAGATCCATCCGAACACGGTGCACGACACGGCGGCGGCGACCGCCCGGCTGCTGCGCCGCGTCGACCGTCCCGGGATGACCGTCACCGTCGACCCCAGCAACGCGGCGGCGTTGAGTGTCGCCGACCGCGAACCAGGGATCCTCGGTGTGCTCGACGACTGGCCGGTCTACTTCCATCTCAAGAACTGCGTGGTTCGGGGCGGCGTGGCGGACTTCTCGGTGGACGCCGCCGGCGGCGAGGTGGACAACCATCGTTGGCTGCGCTCGCTGGTCGACTCCGGACGCTGTGACGCGGTGAGTGTGGAGTACTGCGGTACCGGTGATCCGCATCCCCGGCTGCTGGCGTCGCGCCGCTACCTGGACGAGACGCTGCGGCTGATCACCGCGGCCTGA
- a CDS encoding Gfo/Idh/MocA family oxidoreductase — protein MVYQIGIVGAGALTRIALAPALAAMPDARVAAVLDPDPLALRSVADLCPDALLTTDVERFFATGFDAVHIATPNHLHEPYALRTLRAGIPTIVDKPLGHTVESARAIAEAADETGTTALVGYMAKHNAANIEAARLVRTGAIGEPRAMVAARLGWRKYDWRGRRSEGGLGCLADLGIYPVLTAVDLFGADPVRCQATAYPIDDPERTELYAQATLWFDDQRYLHLETSFTFDQQPASAEVSGYSLVGTEGILQVNGGWAMNGGGTVDYCNGTGWHQSKLVTVDPYVSQYRTLMACAAGAPVPPELSLRRGVTDVEILYAIADVAATATGPVPIQVGTAAALAPVSGR, from the coding sequence ATGGTCTACCAGATCGGCATCGTAGGAGCCGGCGCGCTCACCCGCATCGCCCTCGCCCCCGCGCTGGCCGCCATGCCGGACGCCCGGGTGGCGGCGGTGCTCGACCCGGACCCGCTGGCCCTGCGGTCGGTGGCCGACCTCTGCCCCGACGCGCTGCTGACCACCGACGTGGAACGCTTCTTCGCCACCGGGTTCGACGCGGTCCACATCGCCACCCCGAACCACCTGCACGAGCCGTACGCGCTGCGGACCCTGCGCGCCGGGATTCCCACCATCGTCGACAAGCCGCTGGGGCACACGGTCGAGTCGGCCCGGGCCATCGCCGAGGCCGCCGACGAGACCGGCACCACGGCCCTGGTCGGTTACATGGCCAAGCACAACGCCGCCAACATCGAGGCGGCGCGGCTGGTGCGGACCGGCGCGATCGGCGAGCCGCGGGCGATGGTCGCCGCCCGGCTGGGGTGGCGCAAGTACGACTGGCGGGGCCGGCGCAGCGAGGGCGGGCTGGGCTGCCTGGCCGATCTCGGCATCTACCCGGTGTTGACGGCGGTCGACCTGTTCGGCGCCGACCCGGTGCGCTGCCAGGCCACCGCGTACCCGATCGACGATCCAGAACGCACCGAGCTGTACGCGCAGGCGACGCTGTGGTTCGACGACCAGCGGTACCTGCACCTGGAGACGTCGTTCACCTTCGACCAGCAACCGGCATCGGCCGAGGTGTCCGGCTACTCGCTCGTGGGCACCGAGGGCATCTTGCAGGTCAACGGTGGTTGGGCGATGAACGGCGGCGGTACGGTCGACTACTGCAACGGCACCGGCTGGCACCAGTCCAAACTGGTCACCGTCGACCCGTACGTCAGCCAGTACCGGACGTTGATGGCGTGCGCCGCCGGTGCGCCCGTACCGCCGGAATTGAGCCTGCGTCGCGGTGTCACCGACGTGGAGATCCTGTACGCGATCGCCGACGTCGCCGCCACCGCGACCGGGCCGGTACCGATCCAGGTGGGGACGGCCGCCGCGTTGGCCCCGGTGTCGGGGCGCTGA